The region agccagtttgtgtcggtcctaacactCGTCGTTCCTAAGCCACATGCAGCCCAAGACTAGGGCAACTGCTACCAATTCCAACAGTGCCCGAGTGCTTTGTCTAGGCAGGGAACTTACTATATCCGGGAATTGCAACTGAAAAAGGTTAAGATTCACACAAAGTGGTATACActgttccccctaatactttttaaaataagtcgaaaaatattttacgaaatgtaaaaatgtgaaaagatatgtatagccctatttgctTGACCCCCGTGGAACAATTTGTAGCGTCACACattattgcgttcagtcacaatggttaattatgtaagaaaagaggctgtttAAAAAGTTACACCAGAGCCCATAGCAATCAGGttttcttttaagggggtactacacccctgtgttaAATTAGtaactattttgcatttttcttaaaaaataacaacacactggtaacaaaagttacgtatattattggggcaaggaatccaattactacaaatttcagtgactcaagacaagcggttcagtatatgataggTTAAAATGtagtacatcctagcggtaccttatttattatcataaataatgaaccacttgtcttgagtcactgaaatttcagtgtagtaattggattccttgccctataagaTACATAACATAATAGGCCTGGccgccagaaatgcgtttgttcatcatacttattgattacggaataaatcgcaaacaccacgatatatatatattacttgtctattactaataaatacgtatataatctccaatcaataatgaaccttgcctccgactatgcggttcctatgcaaatgttgactagtaaattaatataggcggCCTGGCccgctgtattgtttgagagtggactcctatggactcgaatgcaacttttaacagtttaaaacggtctcttttttacataatgaaccattgtgattgaacgcaatgacgtgtgatgctataatttgTTCCATAAGCGTAAAATAAATAAGGCTACACGTCTTTTTACATTTGTGAcaagatcaaggggaatgagtcgcatgtcgaccctggtcgaaaatgagttttacacatgtttctaaagaggacattttgagctttcagaaattgaaaccctcgtgttgatacaacttttcttcgTGAAGTTACGTTAATTTATCAAtccctgaaaacaatataaaacaaaagaattttaactttctttgtcaatatctcaaaatcaatattagcgacatccgactcatttcccttgatcgtgtcacatttttgcatttcgtcaaatatttttcgatttattttgaaaagtatttCAGGGGGGGGACTTCTAAGTTGTATAATCTCCGACTTGAATTAACTTCACATCCGTttcaccatagaccctggaagatattTAATAAACATTTGGTCACACAGTAAACATGGTATAAGAACTACTATTCTATACACCAATCGGAGAAGTGTTTTActctatttggccctctattgataGCAACACATGTACGAGAgtgggagatttaattcgtaatatcactgttgtgtacaattctgtatagcacacaataaataatggatggaacccccaaCCTCGGGACACCACAGTTGTACATCGGGGACACAgtagtaatggcgaagtcggatagatATAGTAATTCGGTTACTGTAAAAGTCTTTTGACCTGGCTTGTTCAGAATAGAATAGAATGGGTTAAACTGCCACAGCACAGATGGTTCATGGTTGGGTTTTTGAAGCCATCCCGAAGTAATTTTTGTAGTTTGCATTCTGCCAATGACTTTTAGATTGGCAATGAgagtattccaattgaaatccatacaccccgtatcaTACggcgtatggaagacatgacaatagttgtccacacagggagtgtgaatttcaaatggggttacctgaatttaaaaatctacactccctgtgtgggagataaaggtcatgtcttccatacagggtgtatggctttcaactagaatagcccaatggtgtGTGTGAAAAACTCTTGTGCCAGTTTAATGTAATAAAGCCATggctgcaatagctgccctatagataaaTGCCAATTTCTGCACTCTTTATTTTACATGACTATTTCTGCAATCTGCATTTCCGCAACAAAAATGACAGCTGGCAGCTATTGCGGATAAAGCTTTGCACAACCCTCATTCAGGGACtgacttttggaatttgcaggagagcattaaatagctctcctGGGGCCTTCAAGCAGAGccgtttagagcatttacaatagaatgtaaggagagaatgatcGACAAAGGAACGCTAAAAATCACTCctgtatcagatttaaggagagcagagggcgattgctctcgctctcctcaaaaggcagccCCTGCTCATTTCTATTCACTCTTTGAAAAATAGAATGTCCACCTGGTAACAAAATTGGTCTTCAGCTgagtttatactccatcgctgagcaacAAGtaattggtttctagccaatgaggctTTTTGTTGCATTGGGATATCACTTGTCGCTCAGCgatagagtataaattcagctttactctCCTCATTAGAATGgtcaactgcagatccgtcggataatgcTTTTTCAATGAGAAATTAACTTTGCTgctggatgatgtcacgatgaggttagcatttattccgtattgaaaagcgtgttccgacggatctgcactcgaccggcctcttagATTCCCTCCATGCTTAGGACTGTTCTTGCATTCTATGATACCAACTTATTAACCACAGAAGTTTGTACATATCTTGACATGGTATAATATAATACACACAGCACTGCATTgaaatatgttccattttttaaatatattttatttcttctCACTGATATTGAGGTACATCCAAGCTGAAATCATAATAagttaaacaacaacaaaaaacccactTCATCACTACACACAATTTTAAGACTGGGAATAATGTATGATTGGCCAGAAGATgtcaaaaacacacaattttattGCATTTGCACCTATTATAAGGGAATATTTTTACATATGGAATAATAAGTAAACAAGATGAATGCTAACACAGGTTTCACATCAATTGGGTTAAAATTCATCTTGTGTATATATTTGAAAACCTATTTCAGGTGTAATAGTACATTAACAGGCACCACATAATGACCTGTATGCACATGGGACACATGATAGAGTTCTGAAATTGtttaaataggcctatgactGAGATCTTCATCAACAAAATCAAGCCGAATTGAGTCATTATGAATGAATGTATACCTATTTGTAAATTATTGCcaatataaataaaacaatactgGTAAGTTTGTTGAACACGGTTGACGACCATGTACTTGGCATGATTGCATAATCTTATGTTTTATATGTGGAACAAGCCATTAAATTACATGTACAACTTGATAAAAGTCACATCATATCACAAAATTTACTCTTGATTCTTGTAATGCAGACACAAAACCCATGACACTTGGCAATTACGCCTTTCCAGTTTACTTGATTAAAAACTGAAAAACGCAATTGCCTACCTTGCTAATATTGTATATTTCACAAAGGATGCACAACTGTTTATATACCTATTTAATCTGGGTTGAAATTGTTAACTACAAACAGGCCACCAAATCTTTGCACATCCCAAACATGAGTAACAACTACGAGTTTTCATTTCATGACGGAATATGTATAGTCACACATCCTACTTTCAATTAAAATAAGTGTACATTCTATGATTTTTGGCAACCATGATATGATTTTCTTCTCCCCGACCCCCGACAGATAATCTCTCCCAAGTGCACTCGACACTTATTTAGACAGAGTTCCAGGCAATTGTGAAGCTACTATTGCTGCTACAGTACTCATTATAGAAGGGTGCTTACCGTACTGTGTTCATTCCAATATTACATCGATGGGAAAATGCATTTAATTTGGTTGGGTTACTTGTGTGCAGCCACATCAAAACCATGCAGTTGGGCTGCTCTCAACAACAACAAGTTGAGATACTTATTGGCTCCAGAAGAAATTTGTAATCTCTTCAAAGATAGACCTTAAACCGTCTCAAATTTGTAATAATTGGATCTGGCATTTCATGTTTTACATGAAAACagttgtccaatttctttttattttccatAATACTTTGATGTGGCTGAAAGTACACAATTGCACTCAACAATGAATGCTAGCATGGGGTGAGGAATTTAATAACTGGATACACGGAAATCAACATATACAGCCTCTTACTACAAAAAATTGCAGTTTCACAAATCCCAATACTCTAAAATCACTCATTGCAGAAACAACTGAGCATCATGGCTCAATCTACAGTGTCTCCATTAAGgctgcaaaatatatattttggttcCGGCCAAACGATGTAAGCTTATCGCATATTATATGAAGTCAGACAGTaatacttttgcaaaataaaatagtTCTTCAAATGACTAACTACCTCGGTTGAAACCGGAACCAGAAATATGTAATTTTGTTACACTCAGCCCTTAACAGACTAAATCCAAAGGTCTATTTATATGGGTTCGAACAGTTCAAAGTTCATGTTGAATGAGCTACCAATGATACATAGGATGGAAATTGCCTGGAAAAGTGTCAAATATACTAGATATGATGCCTAATTCTTTCCTTTTCTTGCTATTTTATAACTTGTGGTCATTAAAAAAGGAACTTCTTCAATTCATCATAGAGAACCAGGACAAGGGCACCACCTGTGCCACGCAAGATATTTGAGAAAGCGCCCTTGAAGAAAGCTCTGGGCCCTTCCGCTGCTGCAATCTTTCTCCAGCAGTGCAGTGTGTTTTTGTACTGGATTTCCTTTCCTTTCAGACCACTCTGCATCATCATACGCCTTCGGACGGTATCAAATGGATAGGACAAGATACCAGAGCCTGTGAGTTACCGTCTGCTAATCATCCAAGAGATCAAGATGTTGCGCTGGTATTGCTGTGGGAGCATGCCTTTAGCGGTATCGTAGAAACCGAAATAGGCTGCACGGTAGATGATGATACCTGCAGGACATGAAAAGGATTGGGATAAAAAGGAACAAAATCATTAGTTTGAACACAACTCTCAGAGAACATGACAATCATAATGTCAGTGTTAAATAACGGATCAGacatttgcttgatcacatttatttgcgccaaaaattgcgcTTTTTGATGTAGATATTTTCGATGACCCTCTGAAaccgaaatgtttttttttttgtgttgcaATCCCTAGATTATAATGTCCTACCCAAGCCTGCATTCACTGAACGGGCTACCGTAACCCGAGGGTCATTATGTTTACAAAGCTATAAATACAAGCCTTGCCAGCTTGCATGAGAAGTTCCAATGGCATCAACGAGTTGGTCTCCCTGCCACAAAATGTAATTGCAAGAGGCCGCAGCTCAATTCCTGGGATAACTATTTGAAGTCATACGATTATGTACAATCttttaaataacttttttcaaaccagatttgttggcatatttgtaatgacaACAATACACCTAATTCGATTTAGCCAAATTCATTGTTTtcaggacaacagagcaagtttgacAAGTTCAAAACTGCACAACTTGAGAACAAACTGAGATATGGTTGCGGTCAATGAACTGTGTCAGAAGAAATGAGGCTGCTACAGTGCTTTTTTATTACTTCAGTGGTCTGTGCTGTGCGCCGAGCGTACATGAGCGTAAACACATTTATAAGTGATAAataatcacgctgattggctgatcaacagtcttgacaacaagccggttggcACATAGAAGGGGAGGAAACCTCGCCACTTCTACGTGATCGCCAGCACGTACCCGGACCACAGAAGTACTAAAAAATTTACTTTATCTTTGCTCAACTTACCTTGAACAGACACGACGAAACCTCTGTAAAGACCCAAGGGTCCATCAGACTTGAAGACCTTGGTCAAACAGTTGACAAGGCCAGTGAACTCTCTTTGCCCTGCGCCCTTTCCTACATCAGCAGCTAGACGGGTACGGGCAAAATCAAGTGGGTATACAAAGCAGAGTGAGGTTGCACCGGCAGCGCCACCAGAGGCCAGGTTACCAGCAAAGAATCTCCAGAACTGTGTCTTCTTGTCGACGCCACCAATGAACATGCGCTTGTATTTATCCTTGAAAGCAAAGTTGAGGGCCTGAGTCGGGAAATACCTGATGACATTGGCCAAGTTGCCACGCCATAGTGAGAAGAACCCTTGCTCCTTTGTGACGCGGACAAAACAGTCTACGATACCTTTGTAATGTTGGTCTGGTGTCAGCTGCTTGGAGACATGTTGTACCTAAAATGCAATGAGATGGAGGGAAATCATATAAAGCATGTCATTTTTAAAGGGCTTGTTTCTATATCCAAGAGCTTTTCTACCAGGACTCTGTTTGGGGAAAAAGTGTTAAGTCACTACTGGGACCCACATTTaaaaaatctttgttttaataacAGCCATAATTTAATCCAAATTGCCTATTTATCCATGAAGGCACAGTTCAATAGCCCCTCCCCCTAGGGTGCATCTCATGCCCCTCAAGTCacacaaatttcttgtccctacaatgtacatgtagtctcaaaacatgccattgcccattggtcaaaatataccccccacccccatgccaaatttaaaattattccgaaGCTGTTTAGGGGAGCCTCCGTGACGTTGAAATTGATGGTCAATGGCCATACGGCCCATACCATATAAGGCACCTATTTGTCATGCATGGttaacattaaaaaataaaaattattgctGCCTTATGCATTTTGTTCATGTAGTTCAGGACGTTTGTCCTACctagatctcaagaatggagaggggtactgattactgaactagttttggtcttattttgttgCTTCTAGCTCAAATTGTGGAAAGAAAGAACTTCACACTTAatttacttcttgagatattgcaattcaaacgatATGAAGTCAGAGGTGGAGGATCGTACGGTTGAGGCATATGTCTTaatcagggttcccgttaaggatttaaaaatgtgcgtcatgtgtgacgcaagtttgctgacaaggttgaaaaaacttgcgtccagacagatttttgtgcgtccatctgaaattcacaatcAATCATACTGGGAAACGCCACGGAATTTCATGGTCAGAACGGCAGCCCCTTATTGCTAACACATGTAcccgtaccccgggtctacacttcatcaaatgttgattgttaaaataaaataaaagtgcatttttgccatgatattccatctccagtcgctatgtaagcaggtgggtcaaaattttggggcttttattatcttaaaaatataaaagaataaaaatgtcttatttttatcatcaattaatgattaaatttgaagttttgtctcGTCCACATGGACATAAAATACTTGATTACTATaatgattagccatgtgaatttgcgtccaaatttgtaaaatacgcgtctggacgcaatgacgcacactaacgggaagcctggtcTTAATAAAGTATGGGGAATGTTGATTTTTACCacctcacaaatatattttttactgtaacttcagaCGAGTGATCGGGCACATGCACATTTATAGACCTTGCTAAATTGCCAGATAATTTTCTAATTAtccatgaattatgcaaagtttTTAGAGACGCCTAAAAGTAAAAGAGCTATGCGTGTATGGTACTGAGGCAAGTGAGGCTGCCATGATACATGGGATGGGTACTGGTAGTAAACCGTAGTATGCACAAGATGCTACAAAATTATGGCtgcgtttggcaaatttcaatttgcataatttgggTCAccaattagaaaagttgatttagGGCCCTAATTAACGCAACCACATGTTTGTTGTATTTCAtgtgtaggggagattggggttagttggaacgcggggtaagttgaaacattgtattttttctgacacaaaaattaatttggtaaaatactggcacctagtaataggtatttatagtaagggtcatccaccaaattagcaacagcacttatgccccaccagtgttggcttgggaaaggaatatttgttttttgacttactgactaatttttatacccctcagaaaagatgcgttatctccatgttgtttgaagattcgggggattattttttgagtatcataagcactagtagtaagtcccagaataatgttaaataaaagttttattgtatttcttattttgtgtaatgaactttgaaatgtaaaaataggcatcggggttagttgaaacttttgaggtggggttagttgacacgtgaaaatcgcatagaaaaatatggttaaaaatttgactttttaaaaatttgtaacatgtttaccatttcttcaatattgctttaatatggttttaaaagcaataatacaagcaaaaagtgcacactgaaagtacattttataatattttaggcttctcatattttggtccatggtgacactcatcaccttgtgtccaaagtattgacccgcactcccacatatttatttattcattttttcacactgattgtatgttaaagggtgccttcaaggggaagtataaccctaacaacacaataataattattttgaaatttttacaagccgtgtttcaactaaaaccaccctatgtttcaacttaccccaggggtggggttagttgaaacactttttttcgaattttcaaattggattatatgaataatcataagcaggtccaataaagtttaaggctgtatttgtagcatgtatgtatatgtttatactgatatggttagtgtttcttgaaagtaatcggtttgcgttaaaaagatgattttgtgaaaaatgtttcaactaaccccaatctcccctactacTACTGTACTAACCATGACCATGTACCAAGTCACTTTCAGTACCatctaattgtatctgaaaactttgcATATAAATTCATGCATAATAAATGAGAAAATTACCTAGCAAAACTGCATGCAgcatgccaaaaataaagaaaattgttGCCAACCTCTTGGTTTCGCGCAATTTTGACAGGCCAAATTTTTGTAACCGAATGTCCGATTATGTCTTGTAATCACATGATCAGGAGAGCATGGACTTTCAATTTGAATTAGAAAATAATATATATCACAAATACAAATAGCCTACTGAAATAGCACTACCCGCTACCGGTAtatcacctttgttccataaccattttaaggtataggacactttttgtttttactatagcccccgaatgaaatgtatttaattatatgtggccatgcgttttgagttggaccagtaaataggtggagatgttacatgcgcgccACATTTTAGagttcatctttttaattttctcagttaatatgcagcctatgtagttaaatttggtgtcaaattaaagcttgtgatgagaccaatacagcaAACCTTTAACAAGTTGTAAAAAGtgattaacatttgaataatttgcatctaattagcataatgtgcggggtggaggaggatcagggggaggaggatcaggaggagcaaatttaataaaagtgacccccaggggtcatatgatgctagaggtccatttctttttccacatttttacaattcactgtaaactgcatactataacaccatacaatcatattccaggtaatttaatttgctttgagaagtaattttgcatttttattttccgTTTGGGTTACACATtggaagtcaatgggaaaatatgccttgaaagaggctggcgcaaaatcattttaattttattgaaccccatgatgttatatatgtatttaaagctctgactgagaggaattcaaatatggaacttttaaatatgtggggtgaagccaactttttttttaatttgtcaaattttacattttttccctaaaatatttggtattttcagtttcataactccttagtgttacaccctgtgccattttaaagggcatttttggattccttggttcatttgcagcaagaaaatgtatacctttatatatgtttgtataatatgtgaaagatatGCATATCTGAACGAAacaacatgcaattttcatctcgcaAAAACATGTAAcacattaccggcccaactcaaaacgcatggccatgtgtgtactcactcaggtagcattgtgtgtgaattttacattcaaactaagtgctattctttttttattgtcattttagtgtccaaaatggcccaaaatgagtgTTTTCAATATTGccatccatttctaatcgtcacccccccccccatagactttacatgtatatttcaaaataaaaaggcccataTAAAttgaatagcctctagttcggatgtaaaattcacacaaaatgttttttgagtgattacaaagaaagataattaaatacttttcattcgggggctatgtggaattttttttattgtattggcTTGTACTACAATGAGGTCCTTTCACAATGTCAAtgaatgtccatctgaaacaaagcAGGTGGGTACATGTACCTTTTCCATTTGGATTATTTTCATACCCatgtaccaaatatttttttcacacagtATCAATCATGCCCATGTGCCCATAGTCATACGCCATCAAGGAAATAAAAAAGTCAGACCTTCATGACCTTGATTTCTGCCTAAACTCGATTTTAATCAATAATCACCTGTCTGGATAAATCAATTAAGCATTTCTAGAGTGAGAACAAATTTACAATTTCCCTGAAATTTAGTTTCGATTGAATGAAATGGACTAATAACACTTAAACAATCACTAAATTAGTGAATGTGCTTTCTTTCTTGccttaaatttaatatttcctgTGACAATTTCAATACGAATGAACTTCACACACAACCAAACACTACAAAATCCCAAGTACATTTTTTTCTTATTATCAAACACTTTTGAACGATTGCTCGTGTACAAAAGGGAACCCCCGATCGATCCAATGATCCAGCCGGCGGGAGTGAAATTACGTAATCAGAACCCGCCTAGAATGAGACTTTCGATCGAAGTAGTAATCAAATTAATAACTGCTTAAAATTCTTTAGAAATTCCGTCTTAATGTAGCCGATTTAATGTGTTTCCTACGATCTACAAAATCATGGGTTAACACAATCGGAAGTGATCGCAGTGTCATGTACCACGTGTGTCAGTCGTGCAGCAGTTCACGTGTGTAAAATGGATTCCAGACagcactgacatgactgataaaTTACCAACTTGTAACGtcgttttttgacatgaaaacctACATGAATCGTACAACTCTTACCTGTAATAGCAACTTTACTCTTTCAATAGGTGCTACACATGTTTTAGAAATAGCAGCGGCAATACCACCGGCTGCAAGATCTTTTGAAAAAGAGACCCAAAATTCTTTTGATCCTGCCATGGTTTCTGTGTCTGCGTGAGAGAATGAGAATCAGAAAAGGTCGATAGCAAGCCGGCCGGCGCACACAGTGACGTCACCTAGGATTTCCTGTAAATTGGGAGTCCTCATTAAAAATTCCTCCGCGGGTAAAGAAGTAGTTCTGTCATAGTTTGAAATTCTTTCCCCCAAACCTCATAAAATACTACTTGAATTAAATAATCTAACGCATGTTATGTAATGAAAAGGATCCTATTTTTatttaaacaaatattgaatTTGGGTAAAATGTGGAACAATATTCCAATCAATTAAGTCGGTAAATCGCCGGCTGTGAGGTGTTCATGTGTGCGGTGTGACGTATAGTGTAAGACGGATATTACACATCGGTGAACTCTTGAAAGTTTTAGTACCCCGGTTTAGTACATGACCCGGGTACATGAGCTTAGGGGGGGGCTAATATTATAGCCTTCACCTTCATTTCAATAGGTCGAGTTGTCtataaaa is a window of Amphiura filiformis chromosome 2, Afil_fr2py, whole genome shotgun sequence DNA encoding:
- the LOC140146592 gene encoding LOW QUALITY PROTEIN: ADP,ATP carrier protein-like (The sequence of the model RefSeq protein was modified relative to this genomic sequence to represent the inferred CDS: substituted 1 base at 1 genomic stop codon), with the protein product MAGSKEFWVSFSKDLAAGGIAAAISKTCVAPIERVKLLLQVQHVSKQLTPDQHYKGIVDCFVRVTKEQGFFSLWRGNLANVIRYFPTQALNFAFKDKYKRMFIGGVDKKTQFWRFFAGNLASGGAAGATSLCFVYPLDFARTRLAADVGKGAGQREFTGLVNCLTKVFKSDGPLGLYRGFVVSVQGIIIYRAAYFGFYDTAKGMLPQQYQRNILISWMISRRXLTGSGILSYPFDTVRRRMMMQSGLKGKEIQYKNTLHCWRKIAAAEGPRAFFKGAFSNILRGTGGALVLVLYDELKKFLF